In Abditibacteriaceae bacterium, one genomic interval encodes:
- a CDS encoding NAD-binding protein produces the protein MAYAIITGGGKIGYYLARSLINHDYEVLLLEKDSGFYRQLSSDLGDVVMQGDGCDPLVLQRAGIERADLVVAATGDDADNLITCQMSQHVFGRKRVIARVNNPDNEKLFDMLGVHERVNSTAALLDLLGKKVGKSPVVLLGALERCNIEAVELILDEGSPFIGARLGDLQLPSGTLIISILRGGCAAIPTADTTFENGDVLVALIPPELEAALREFIV, from the coding sequence ATGGCTTACGCGATTATTACCGGCGGCGGAAAAATTGGTTACTATCTGGCGCGCTCTCTTATCAACCACGATTACGAAGTGCTGCTGCTCGAAAAAGATTCCGGCTTCTACCGCCAGCTTTCTTCCGACCTGGGCGACGTTGTGATGCAGGGCGATGGCTGCGACCCGCTCGTTTTACAACGCGCCGGCATCGAGCGCGCCGACCTCGTTGTCGCTGCCACCGGCGACGACGCCGACAACCTAATTACCTGTCAAATGTCGCAGCACGTTTTTGGGCGCAAGCGCGTGATTGCGCGCGTCAACAACCCCGACAACGAAAAGCTGTTCGATATGCTCGGCGTCCACGAGCGCGTCAACTCGACAGCAGCCCTTCTCGATTTGCTCGGCAAGAAAGTCGGCAAATCGCCGGTTGTGTTGCTCGGCGCACTGGAACGCTGCAATATCGAAGCAGTGGAACTGATTCTCGATGAAGGTTCGCCATTTATCGGTGCGCGACTGGGCGATTTGCAGTTGCCCAGCGGAACGCTCATCATTTCGATTCTGCGCGGCGGTTGCGCAGCCATTCCTACAGCCGACACCACCTTTGAAAACGGCGATGTTTTGGTCGCGTTAATCCCGCCCGAATTGGAAGCCGCTCTGCGCGAATTTATCGTGTAG
- a CDS encoding TrkA family potassium uptake protein translates to MKITIIGCGRVGSRLAQRLASGGHDVSIIDMARDAFNRLDTSFPGSTYQGSGLDPDFLKRSGATSPDVVFALTGGDNRNLMIAQLFKHLFGVSRAVARLHDPVRAAKYRELGIETLCTTTVLEGLLELYVNDGHFPELPGEMSVSGDASALNQ, encoded by the coding sequence ATGAAAATCACCATTATTGGCTGCGGGCGTGTCGGTTCCCGATTGGCGCAGCGTTTGGCCTCGGGCGGGCACGACGTATCGATTATCGACATGGCGCGCGATGCTTTCAACCGCTTGGACACATCGTTTCCCGGCAGCACTTATCAAGGTTCGGGGCTCGACCCCGATTTCCTCAAGCGCAGCGGAGCCACAAGCCCCGATGTGGTTTTCGCCCTCACCGGCGGCGACAATCGCAACTTGATGATTGCGCAGTTATTCAAACATTTGTTTGGTGTTTCGCGTGCGGTTGCGCGTCTGCACGATCCGGTGCGCGCCGCGAAGTACCGCGAACTCGGCATCGAAACGCTGTGTACGACGACGGTTCTCGAAGGCTTGCTGGAGCTTTACGTCAACGACGGTCACTTTCCCGAATTGCCCGGAGAAATGTCGGTGTCGGGCGATGCTTCGGCGCTCAATCAGTAG
- a CDS encoding protein phosphatase 2C domain-containing protein — MNTNEFSSSASEPVAPQTTPEMPPAATTVGTTPAAPDVAPQVASTIAPTPEVTAATPEAPPHLTAESQISEVQSEVAPAPEVGTVPQPAVTPDTIASLDTTVALQAVAAPVSGVTTEAAPPAESAAAQEVSAVAVAPAPVPDAPESTVEIDRTAPPEADAATPPLADTEMPQTEALRALYPGAFLGGEWEVKEVLARGTTNLYRVSGGDYSAPENKILAERAAVANASDAAPAVEEPASQTPAAAMNGVETPHFWDDLALHAGEIAADHGSARNSTVLVQPTQTFSQDEREYQLFDWFDSTSLQDWREPTNDERLLTMLAPLARFLADTEARGESAELSTDTLRIDARKQLRYVGFLSPRGTNTGAALVELRRMTNFLLKHVVAESATMRLDDRYSGLALSDEVKEIARRLDDDAEGAFASVAEAAAAIERLIEPLGAIDAALLGDVGREREVNEDSGLILRSQRAGHLQSYERELYIVSDGMGGHEGGEIASDLTISSLVRNFDAQQIDWNDNVAVRAALIEIIDAVNAEVVALTETPKYAASRAKPGATLTFALRLGSRVFLGNVGDSRAYIVRDGKLTRATKDHSYVQNLVDRGEITDDEAWEHPEGSVITAHIGYAKLKTRDVFIRLVRPSDTLLIVSDGVVDMLRDRDIAPIVGATGGAPHLQAGERQSASTIVRRLVDSSNAAGGADNITAICVHF; from the coding sequence ATGAATACCAACGAATTTTCCTCTTCTGCGAGCGAACCTGTTGCGCCGCAAACCACACCTGAGATGCCGCCTGCAGCTACGACGGTTGGAACAACGCCCGCCGCTCCTGATGTAGCTCCTCAGGTTGCATCCACTATTGCACCGACGCCTGAAGTGACCGCTGCAACACCTGAAGCCCCGCCGCATTTGACGGCGGAATCACAAATCAGCGAAGTGCAAAGCGAAGTCGCACCCGCTCCGGAGGTCGGCACTGTGCCACAGCCTGCGGTTACGCCAGACACGATTGCTTCACTGGATACAACGGTCGCGCTTCAAGCTGTTGCCGCGCCGGTGAGCGGCGTCACTACAGAAGCTGCACCGCCGGCCGAGTCAGCCGCAGCGCAAGAAGTCTCTGCCGTCGCTGTTGCACCAGCGCCTGTCCCGGATGCACCGGAAAGTACAGTCGAAATCGACCGGACTGCGCCGCCTGAAGCAGATGCCGCAACGCCGCCGCTTGCAGACACCGAGATGCCGCAAACCGAAGCGCTGCGCGCGTTATATCCCGGTGCTTTTCTGGGCGGCGAATGGGAAGTCAAAGAAGTGCTTGCGCGTGGCACGACGAATTTGTATCGCGTTTCGGGCGGCGATTACAGCGCGCCGGAAAACAAAATTCTGGCAGAACGCGCTGCTGTTGCAAACGCCTCGGACGCCGCTCCAGCGGTGGAGGAACCTGCGTCGCAAACGCCCGCAGCCGCGATGAATGGTGTAGAAACGCCGCATTTCTGGGACGACCTCGCCTTGCACGCAGGCGAAATTGCCGCCGATCATGGGAGTGCCCGAAATTCGACCGTACTCGTGCAGCCAACGCAAACCTTTTCGCAAGATGAGCGCGAATATCAACTATTCGACTGGTTCGATTCAACTTCGCTGCAAGACTGGCGCGAACCGACCAACGACGAGCGTTTGCTGACGATGCTCGCGCCCCTCGCGCGTTTTCTGGCCGACACCGAAGCGCGCGGCGAGAGTGCCGAACTTTCGACCGATACGCTGCGCATCGATGCTCGAAAGCAGTTGCGTTATGTCGGCTTTCTTTCGCCACGCGGCACGAACACGGGCGCGGCCCTCGTCGAATTGCGGAGAATGACTAATTTTCTGCTCAAGCATGTGGTTGCCGAAAGCGCCACGATGCGGCTCGATGATCGCTATTCAGGCCTTGCGCTGTCGGACGAAGTGAAAGAAATCGCGCGTCGATTGGACGACGATGCTGAGGGTGCTTTTGCTTCGGTTGCCGAGGCCGCTGCCGCGATTGAGCGTTTAATCGAGCCCCTGGGGGCAATCGACGCCGCGCTTCTGGGCGATGTTGGCCGCGAGCGCGAAGTGAATGAAGATTCAGGACTGATTCTGCGTTCTCAGCGCGCCGGCCATTTGCAAAGCTACGAACGCGAATTGTATATCGTGTCCGATGGCATGGGCGGGCACGAAGGCGGCGAAATCGCCAGCGACCTGACGATTTCTTCTCTCGTTCGCAATTTCGACGCGCAACAAATCGACTGGAACGATAACGTCGCCGTGCGCGCGGCGCTTATTGAAATTATCGACGCGGTCAACGCCGAAGTTGTGGCGCTCACCGAAACGCCGAAGTACGCTGCGAGCCGCGCCAAGCCGGGCGCGACGCTTACTTTTGCCTTGCGTTTAGGTTCGCGCGTTTTTCTGGGCAATGTCGGCGATAGCCGCGCTTATATCGTGCGCGACGGCAAACTCACACGCGCTACCAAAGACCATTCGTATGTCCAGAATTTGGTGGATAGAGGCGAGATCACCGATGATGAAGCGTGGGAGCATCCTGAAGGCTCGGTGATTACGGCGCATATCGGCTACGCCAAGCTCAAAACACGTGATGTGTTTATTCGCCTTGTGCGGCCCAGTGATACCTTGTTGATTGTTTCCGACGGCGTCGTCGATATGCTGCGCGACCGTGACATTGCGCCAATTGTCGGTGCGACGGGTGGCGCACCGCATTTGCAAGCAGGAGAACGCCAATCTGCATCAACAATCGTTCGCCGTCTCGTCGATTCGTCCAACGCTGCCGGTGGAGCCGATAACATCACCGCAATCTGTGTCCATTTCTAA
- a CDS encoding substrate-binding domain-containing protein translates to MKLFLTALAAFLLAPPLLAQTTTPESTTPPIAAPVIIGITAKNYPRIDGSSSTFPLAQLLLARVLGVNAEQRRSTINPYAAGEPTLSLSFARDTRPAQLKEFARLQRANAHNGTHESYEALIKGAVDLILVAREPSPDEAKLAAQKKVAFTLRPIARDALVFLVNRQNPLRNISSEHLHAIYEGKITHWKAVGGPDEPIRPYTRDRNSGSEELMRSVFQKERPMLDGGERMISSMAGLLDAVGRNPRALGYSIWYYETVMNPREEHVALAVDGVLPTRATIGDGTYKLFSPVLAVTRADAPAGSPASLLREWLPSKDGQELVVQSGNVPLP, encoded by the coding sequence ATGAAGCTGTTTCTCACCGCACTCGCGGCATTTCTTCTCGCTCCGCCACTTCTCGCGCAAACCACAACGCCCGAAAGCACCACGCCGCCTATCGCCGCGCCGGTTATCATCGGAATCACCGCGAAAAATTATCCGCGCATCGATGGCTCATCCTCGACCTTTCCACTGGCACAGTTGCTCCTTGCACGCGTGCTGGGTGTCAACGCCGAACAACGCCGCTCGACAATCAATCCGTATGCAGCAGGCGAACCAACGCTTTCCCTTTCTTTTGCGCGCGACACCCGACCCGCACAACTCAAAGAGTTCGCCAGGCTGCAGCGTGCAAATGCCCACAACGGCACGCACGAAAGCTATGAAGCGCTTATCAAAGGCGCGGTGGACCTGATTCTGGTGGCGCGTGAGCCGTCGCCCGACGAAGCAAAACTGGCCGCGCAAAAAAAAGTGGCGTTCACGCTGCGGCCCATCGCGCGCGATGCTCTGGTGTTTCTGGTCAATCGCCAGAACCCGCTGCGAAACATCAGCAGCGAACATCTTCACGCCATTTACGAAGGCAAAATTACGCACTGGAAAGCAGTCGGCGGGCCGGACGAGCCGATTCGCCCCTACACACGCGACCGCAATTCGGGCAGCGAGGAATTGATGCGCTCGGTCTTTCAAAAAGAGCGCCCGATGCTCGACGGCGGCGAACGCATGATTTCCAGCATGGCTGGTTTGCTCGACGCTGTCGGGCGCAACCCGCGCGCGCTGGGCTATTCGATTTGGTACTACGAAACCGTGATGAACCCGCGCGAAGAACACGTCGCGCTTGCCGTCGATGGCGTGCTTCCGACACGCGCCACCATCGGCGATGGAACGTATAAGCTCTTTTCGCCGGTTCTCGCTGTCACGCGCGCCGACGCGCCTGCTGGTTCACCTGCTTCTCTGCTGCGCGAATGGCTCCCATCCAAAGACGGTCAAGAACTCGTCGTGCAAAGCGGCAATGTGCCTTTGCCTTAA
- a CDS encoding NAD(P)/FAD-dependent oxidoreductase, translated as MANENSYDVAVIGAGIAGLSAAALLQNSGARVLLLEAHENVGGCAGWFDVEDARLGRFRFDVGATVALGLETGGLHRRVFDRLGARAEASVLDGLRVVLPRHELFWAHDTGRWRAERRRLPGNRLGQEIFWRLQETVADAGWRALAKLPSFPLQTSRDWLRSVALIDPRLVPLAPFLHSTVRDVVRILRLEHDREFCSLVNLALMISVQNEMEEAPFSNACSGLDLWRHGAWHARGGIGQIARVLHSCFARDGGETRFGARVGKIEKTARGFQIFQEGEIRPYLVPRVVANLTPETVNRIFDLPSRALKRVEEMRTRTQSGWGAVTLYAALRDEALPANAPLHHQVLLDEKARPGDGRDVFLSLSARDDENQAPRGWRTLTVSTHTHLDDWKDLSPHDYRTQKKRWREQMLEGVRHALPEFDAHSKFVIGGTPQTWNRFAGRASVGGVRLTPRNSNLRAFPSRLGVRNFWLCGDSVFPGQGTVACALSGLNVWRDITNETL; from the coding sequence ATGGCGAACGAAAACTCTTATGACGTGGCCGTAATCGGGGCGGGCATCGCCGGACTTTCGGCTGCGGCCTTGCTGCAAAATTCCGGTGCGCGTGTCCTTCTGCTGGAAGCGCATGAAAACGTAGGCGGTTGCGCCGGTTGGTTCGATGTCGAGGACGCAAGACTGGGGCGTTTTCGTTTTGATGTCGGCGCCACGGTCGCACTGGGGTTGGAGACTGGTGGTTTGCACCGGCGCGTTTTCGACCGGCTCGGAGCGCGTGCCGAGGCTTCGGTTCTCGATGGACTGCGCGTTGTTCTTCCTCGCCACGAGCTTTTCTGGGCGCACGATACGGGGCGTTGGCGCGCGGAGCGCAGGCGTTTGCCCGGCAATCGCCTCGGGCAAGAAATATTCTGGCGGTTGCAGGAAACCGTCGCCGACGCCGGTTGGCGTGCGCTCGCGAAATTGCCTTCGTTTCCGCTTCAAACATCGCGCGATTGGCTGCGCAGCGTCGCGCTCATCGATCCGCGTCTGGTGCCGCTCGCGCCTTTCCTCCATTCCACCGTGCGCGACGTCGTGCGCATCTTGCGACTTGAGCACGACCGCGAGTTTTGCAGTCTGGTGAATTTAGCGCTGATGATTTCGGTGCAAAACGAAATGGAAGAAGCGCCGTTCTCCAATGCGTGTTCCGGCCTCGATTTATGGCGGCATGGCGCGTGGCATGCGCGCGGCGGTATCGGGCAGATCGCGCGCGTGCTGCACAGTTGTTTTGCGCGCGACGGCGGCGAAACCCGGTTCGGCGCGCGTGTGGGAAAAATCGAGAAAACCGCGCGGGGATTCCAAATTTTCCAAGAGGGCGAAATTCGACCGTACTTGGTGCCGCGCGTTGTCGCGAATCTGACACCTGAAACCGTTAATCGGATTTTCGATTTGCCTTCGCGTGCGTTGAAGCGCGTCGAAGAAATGCGCACGCGAACGCAATCTGGCTGGGGAGCCGTCACGCTTTATGCGGCCTTGCGCGATGAGGCGCTGCCGGCGAATGCGCCGCTCCATCATCAGGTGTTGCTCGATGAAAAAGCGCGGCCCGGCGATGGGCGTGATGTCTTTCTTTCGCTTTCGGCGCGCGATGATGAAAATCAGGCGCCGCGCGGCTGGCGCACGCTGACAGTTTCGACACACACGCACCTTGATGATTGGAAGGATTTGTCGCCGCACGACTACCGCACGCAAAAGAAACGCTGGCGTGAGCAGATGCTCGAAGGCGTGCGCCACGCTCTCCCCGAATTCGATGCGCACAGCAAATTTGTCATCGGCGGAACGCCTCAGACGTGGAATCGCTTTGCCGGTCGCGCGAGTGTTGGCGGCGTTCGCCTAACACCGCGCAATTCAAACCTGCGCGCGTTTCCGTCGCGGCTGGGCGTGCGCAATTTCTGGCTGTGCGGCGATTCGGTTTTTCCCGGACAGGGAACCGTCGCATGCGCCCTTTCAGGGCTGAACGTGTGGCGCGATATTACCAACGAAACGTTGTAG
- a CDS encoding VWA domain-containing protein, with product MNPITIRTALDKDFRPPRGDFLQTLMIELTPARGLSNLPLNLGILLDNSGSMEGAKLENAKSACALLLQQLQPHDRAAVCVFSSGARTIAPSQMFDDNAKRSALNAVSQLQIEGATEVLAGLNQVYAEVAPHRTPDVTTFVILLSDGEPTDANGYRVEDLQPFLNRAATEFQTNGVALSTIGLGSAADYDAAFLRELADKGTGKFLMAQQPQELADAFQDEFGRIQSTVISDVAIEVSKLEGTVRRFWRVVPDKKIFDPPKVVGGSFRVPVGSLQNDQPQAYLVDIVSATPANAQGRGMLCQVSVNSAAGKSDATVLTGYSENELELAQRNNEVLKLNEEAVDFKLQMDLEDAVKSGDRQKMTTVLERKKKMTQRLGKSTATKILDDMQATLQSGGDIAPDDLATSSVESKKTKRLG from the coding sequence ATGAATCCAATCACGATTCGCACCGCGCTCGACAAAGACTTTCGCCCGCCACGCGGCGACTTTTTGCAAACCCTGATGATCGAACTGACGCCCGCACGCGGGCTGAGCAACCTACCGCTCAATCTGGGAATTCTGCTCGACAATTCCGGCTCGATGGAAGGCGCGAAACTGGAAAACGCCAAAAGCGCCTGCGCTCTTTTGCTGCAGCAGTTGCAGCCGCACGACCGCGCCGCCGTTTGTGTTTTCTCGTCGGGCGCGCGCACCATTGCGCCGTCGCAAATGTTTGATGACAATGCCAAACGCTCGGCGTTGAACGCTGTTTCCCAGCTTCAAATCGAAGGCGCGACCGAAGTTCTGGCAGGTTTGAATCAGGTTTACGCCGAAGTCGCGCCGCATCGCACACCTGATGTGACGACTTTCGTGATTCTGCTTTCCGATGGCGAACCAACCGACGCAAACGGCTATCGCGTCGAAGATTTGCAGCCGTTTCTCAACCGCGCGGCGACGGAATTTCAAACCAATGGCGTCGCGCTTTCGACGATTGGGCTGGGTTCGGCAGCCGATTACGACGCGGCATTTTTGCGCGAACTCGCCGACAAGGGCACCGGCAAATTTCTGATGGCGCAGCAGCCGCAGGAACTGGCCGACGCGTTTCAGGACGAATTCGGGCGCATTCAAAGCACGGTTATTTCCGATGTGGCGATTGAAGTGTCCAAGCTCGAAGGCACGGTTCGCCGCTTCTGGCGCGTGGTGCCGGACAAGAAGATTTTTGATCCGCCGAAAGTCGTGGGCGGTTCGTTCCGCGTTCCGGTTGGCAGTCTGCAAAACGACCAGCCGCAAGCGTATCTGGTGGACATCGTTTCCGCGACGCCCGCCAACGCGCAGGGGCGTGGAATGTTGTGTCAGGTTTCGGTCAACAGCGCGGCAGGAAAGAGCGACGCAACAGTTCTCACCGGCTATTCGGAAAACGAACTCGAACTGGCGCAGCGCAACAACGAAGTCTTGAAGCTCAATGAAGAAGCCGTCGATTTCAAATTGCAAATGGATTTGGAAGACGCGGTGAAAAGCGGTGACCGTCAGAAGATGACGACGGTTCTCGAACGCAAGAAGAAAATGACCCAGCGTTTGGGCAAAAGCACCGCGACCAAGATTCTCGATGATATGCAAGCCACGCTGCAAAGCGGCGGCGACATCGCACCCGACGATCTGGCAACGTCGTCGGTTGAATCGAAAAAGACCAAACGACTGGGATAA
- a CDS encoding peptidoglycan-binding protein: MRLKVLLALVLCSAGVAHAAPRDWIELKRKQTGPVVEAYADTVKAAQFLLRAHGLAIAADGVYGLQTENALKRFQRKNGLSATGALNAATWEALVISLRPGARGDAVRAMQTLLNGFAEKPVTVDGVYGAVTKTALLKFQKEAQLKADGIVGKVTWSNLSPGQWEGC, translated from the coding sequence ATGCGACTGAAAGTTTTATTAGCTCTGGTTCTTTGCAGCGCGGGTGTCGCTCACGCCGCGCCACGCGACTGGATCGAACTTAAACGCAAGCAAACCGGCCCGGTCGTCGAAGCCTATGCCGATACGGTTAAGGCCGCGCAATTTTTATTGCGCGCACATGGTTTAGCTATTGCCGCTGATGGCGTTTATGGCCTGCAAACCGAGAACGCCCTGAAACGGTTCCAACGAAAAAATGGTCTTTCTGCCACCGGCGCGCTCAACGCCGCGACATGGGAAGCCCTTGTTATTTCCCTGCGGCCCGGCGCTCGTGGTGATGCAGTGCGGGCTATGCAAACGCTGCTTAATGGCTTCGCCGAAAAGCCGGTAACGGTTGATGGCGTCTACGGTGCAGTTACCAAGACTGCGCTGCTCAAGTTCCAAAAAGAGGCACAGCTTAAAGCCGATGGAATTGTCGGCAAAGTGACATGGAGCAATCTTTCGCCCGGACAATGGGAAGGCTGCTAA
- a CDS encoding protein kinase, giving the protein MLLKPGEQLQGNDSSYEMIEVIGQGAYGTVFRARDAEGNFVVVKQLTDTGSATTEDFEYQRKLFHREAEILTSVNYPKIVRGIELIERDPDLFFVMELVQGVSLRKVFDDWRASHNNQPFPPETVVAVAIEISDALHYVHSLPGQIIYRDLKPENVMWDAVNQTCKLVDFGTARFSNKSKKVTQGLGTEGYAPPELYSTRADVTFSADVFTIGAVMYELLSGESPEPKSTPRDFRGYDPGIPDGLKKIVLRALQIDPLSRQQTAGEVRDALIALNMDGPGASLEAVGGARATNLHPLLSCFCPNCGATPRTDRALFCGKCRAPIHTVMLRVLPKNAPPTLLYLQKTESLLGRTDPDTGVFPDIDLSRFDTGRYVSRKHARIRRDGTQFYLSTEQTLNPTRVDGFAVAPGATVPLKDGARLEFADLVSNFVIRPVTP; this is encoded by the coding sequence ATGCTTCTTAAACCCGGCGAACAGCTTCAAGGAAACGATAGTTCGTATGAAATGATCGAAGTCATCGGGCAGGGCGCGTATGGAACCGTGTTCCGCGCGCGCGACGCAGAAGGCAATTTTGTCGTCGTCAAGCAGCTTACCGATACCGGCTCCGCAACAACGGAAGATTTTGAGTATCAGCGCAAGCTGTTTCACCGCGAAGCCGAAATCCTCACCAGCGTGAACTATCCGAAAATCGTGCGCGGCATCGAACTCATCGAGCGCGACCCCGATTTGTTTTTCGTGATGGAACTGGTGCAAGGCGTCAGTCTCCGCAAAGTCTTCGACGATTGGCGGGCGAGTCATAACAACCAGCCGTTTCCGCCGGAAACCGTTGTCGCCGTCGCCATCGAGATTTCCGATGCGCTGCATTACGTTCATTCGCTGCCCGGCCAGATTATCTACCGCGACCTCAAGCCCGAAAACGTAATGTGGGACGCGGTGAACCAAACGTGCAAATTAGTCGATTTCGGAACCGCGCGTTTTTCCAACAAAAGCAAAAAGGTGACGCAAGGTTTGGGCACCGAAGGCTACGCGCCGCCCGAACTGTATTCGACGCGCGCCGATGTCACCTTTAGCGCCGATGTTTTTACCATTGGCGCTGTGATGTACGAGTTGCTTTCCGGTGAAAGCCCCGAACCCAAAAGCACACCGCGCGACTTTCGCGGCTACGACCCCGGAATTCCCGATGGCTTAAAGAAAATCGTGCTGCGCGCGTTGCAAATCGACCCGCTTTCGCGCCAGCAAACGGCGGGCGAAGTGCGTGACGCGCTCATTGCGCTCAATATGGACGGGCCGGGCGCTTCGCTGGAAGCCGTTGGCGGCGCGCGTGCGACCAACCTGCATCCGTTGCTTTCGTGCTTTTGCCCCAATTGCGGCGCAACGCCGCGCACCGACCGTGCACTTTTCTGCGGCAAGTGCCGCGCGCCGATTCATACGGTCATGCTGCGCGTGTTGCCGAAGAATGCGCCGCCGACGCTGTTGTATTTGCAGAAAACAGAAAGTTTGCTGGGCCGCACCGACCCTGACACCGGCGTTTTTCCCGACATCGACCTGAGCCGTTTCGATACGGGCCGTTATGTTTCGCGTAAGCACGCGCGGATCCGGCGCGACGGCACGCAGTTCTATCTTTCCACGGAACAAACGCTCAACCCGACACGCGTCGATGGCTTTGCCGTTGCGCCCGGTGCCACGGTTCCGCTTAAAGATGGCGCGCGCCTTGAGTTCGCCGATCTCGTTTCCAATTTCGTTATCCGGCCCGTCACGCCGTAA
- a CDS encoding APC family permease encodes MSFSLKRFLVGKPIETAQAHHERLPKVTALAVFASDALSSTAYATQEIMLALMLTVSFASTASLNNLSHILPIAIGIGVLLTIVSISYRQTVYAYPQGGGAYLVAKENLGQTVGLVAAAALLIDYVLTVAVSIAAGVAAITSAIPALKNDTVPLAFFFIAFVTILNLRGSKESGTLFAIPTYLFIASMVVLLGVGFFRYSTGTLAAYAPLTAQLSGSIVNPHVAQISIFLLLRAFASGCTALAGIEAISDGVPAFRAPEARNAAITLVWMSSILVTLFLGITTLAYLTKTQPILSTVIEGGQRVMEIEHNHVADPQETLISVLAHRAFDGTLFSWFYYVISAGTAMILILAANTAFQDFPRLSSVLSKDRFMPRQFANLGDRLVFNNGIIALALFSALLIWIFKGSVTALLALYAVGVFLSFTLSQAGMVMHWRKLRSPRWQVSAFVNGIGAICTFIVMCIIALTKFLGGAWMVIAAIPFIVMLLRRINLHYQSVSQQLSLSDYRPSQAMRHHVLVLAPDIHRGVIPALQYARSISEDAKGLHIATDPQREKRVRKRWTQWSRGIPLVVLDSPYRSLVAPVVEYIERLQKQEPNSIVTLVVPEFVPTGWFPKLLHGQAALLLSVKLRYMKGVVVVSVPYHIEAYIELPANWENVTVTPYEETPARAH; translated from the coding sequence ATGTCTTTTTCCCTCAAGCGCTTCTTAGTCGGCAAGCCGATTGAAACAGCGCAGGCTCATCACGAGCGATTGCCCAAAGTCACTGCTCTCGCCGTTTTCGCTTCCGACGCACTTTCTTCCACCGCTTACGCCACGCAGGAAATCATGCTGGCGCTGATGCTGACGGTTTCGTTTGCTTCAACGGCGTCTCTCAATAACCTGAGCCATATTCTGCCCATTGCAATCGGCATTGGCGTATTGCTCACCATCGTTTCGATTTCTTATCGGCAAACGGTTTATGCGTATCCGCAAGGTGGCGGCGCGTATCTGGTGGCAAAAGAGAATCTGGGTCAAACCGTGGGGCTTGTCGCGGCGGCAGCACTTCTCATCGATTACGTCCTCACGGTTGCCGTTTCGATTGCCGCTGGCGTGGCCGCGATTACATCAGCGATTCCGGCATTAAAAAATGATACGGTTCCTCTCGCTTTCTTTTTCATCGCCTTTGTCACGATTCTGAATCTGCGCGGCTCGAAAGAAAGCGGGACGCTGTTCGCGATTCCGACCTATCTTTTCATCGCTTCGATGGTTGTGCTTCTCGGCGTCGGTTTCTTTCGTTATTCAACAGGGACTCTGGCTGCTTACGCGCCGCTGACGGCGCAGCTTTCGGGTTCTATTGTGAATCCGCATGTTGCGCAGATTTCGATTTTTCTGCTTTTGCGCGCCTTCGCTTCGGGCTGTACGGCGCTCGCCGGAATCGAAGCGATTTCTGACGGCGTCCCCGCGTTTCGCGCGCCCGAAGCCCGCAACGCCGCCATTACTCTCGTCTGGATGAGTTCTATTCTGGTCACGCTGTTTTTGGGCATCACAACGCTTGCTTATCTCACCAAAACGCAGCCGATTCTTTCCACTGTGATCGAAGGCGGCCAGCGCGTGATGGAAATTGAGCACAATCACGTCGCCGACCCGCAAGAAACCCTGATTTCGGTTCTGGCGCATCGCGCTTTCGATGGCACGCTCTTTTCGTGGTTTTATTACGTGATATCGGCGGGCACCGCGATGATTTTGATTCTCGCGGCGAACACCGCGTTTCAAGATTTTCCGCGTCTTTCGAGCGTGCTTTCCAAAGACCGCTTCATGCCGCGCCAGTTTGCAAACCTCGGCGATCGATTGGTTTTTAATAACGGCATCATCGCGCTCGCGCTGTTTTCCGCGCTTCTCATCTGGATTTTTAAGGGATCGGTTACGGCGCTTTTGGCACTTTACGCGGTCGGCGTTTTCCTGTCGTTCACGCTCTCGCAAGCCGGCATGGTGATGCACTGGCGCAAATTGCGAAGTCCGCGCTGGCAGGTTTCGGCGTTCGTCAACGGCATCGGCGCGATTTGCACTTTCATCGTGATGTGCATTATTGCGCTCACGAAATTTCTCGGCGGCGCGTGGATGGTTATCGCCGCGATTCCCTTCATCGTGATGCTGCTGCGCCGCATCAACCTGCACTATCAGTCGGTGTCGCAACAGCTTTCGCTGTCGGATTATCGGCCTTCGCAGGCGATGCGCCATCATGTTCTGGTGCTCGCTCCCGACATTCATCGCGGCGTCATTCCGGCGCTGCAATACGCGCGCAGCATTTCGGAAGACGCCAAAGGGCTGCACATTGCCACCGATCCGCAGCGCGAAAAGCGGGTTCGAAAGCGCTGGACGCAGTGGTCGCGCGGCATTCCGCTGGTCGTTCTCGATTCGCCCTATCGCTCGCTCGTTGCGCCGGTTGTCGAATATATCGAGCGATTGCAAAAGCAAGAACCGAACAGCATCGTCACGCTCGTTGTGCCCGAATTCGTGCCGACAGGTTGGTTTCCCAAACTGCTTCACGGGCAAGCGGCGCTGCTGCTTTCGGTCAAATTGCGCTATATGAAAGGCGTCGTTGTGGTGTCGGTTCCGTATCACATCGAAGCGTATATCGAACTTCCGGCAAACTGGGAAAACGTCACGGTCACGCCGTACGAAGAAACTCCGGCGCGCGCCCATTAA